Proteins encoded in a region of the Salvelinus fontinalis isolate EN_2023a chromosome 17, ASM2944872v1, whole genome shotgun sequence genome:
- the LOC129813563 gene encoding ras-related protein Rab-8A-like, which translates to MAKTYDYLFKLLLIGDSGVGKTCVLFRFSEDAFNSTFISTIGIDFKIRTIELDNKKIKLQIWDTAGQERFRTITTAYYRGAMGIMLVYDITNEKSFENIKNWIRNIEEHASADVEKMVLGNKCDINDKRQVSKDRGEKLALEYGIKFMETSAKANINVENSFLTLARDIKSKMDTKLEGSCPQGSSHKVKISQPQKKSSFFRCALL; encoded by the exons ATGGCGAAGACATACGATTATTTGTTTAAGTTACTGCTAATCGGAGACTCCGGTGTCGGGAAGACCTGCGTGCTGTTCAGGTTCTCAGAGGATGCTTTTAACTCCACATTCATCTCCACCATAG GCATTGACTTTAAGATTAGAACGATAGAACTAGACAACAAGAAGATAAAGTTACAGATATG GGACACAGCAGGGCAGGAGCGATTTCGAACAATCACAACAGCGTACTACAGAGGAGCGATG GGTATCATGCTAGTCTATGACATCACCAACGAGAAGTCCTTTGAAAACATAAAGAACTGGATACGGAATATAGAGGAG CATGCATCGGCTGATGTTGAAAAAATGGTCCTCGGTAACAAATGTGACATCAATGACAAACGGCAGGTGTCCaaagacaggggagagaag CTGGCGTTGGAGTACGGTATTAAGTTCATGGAGACCAGTGCAAAGGCCaacatcaatgtggaaaactcGTTTTTGACACTTGCCAGAGACATCAAATCAAAGATGGACACAAAATTG GAGGGCAGCTGTCCTCAGGGGAGCAGCCACAAGGTGAAGATCTCTCAGCCCCAGAAGAAGAGCAGCTTCTTCCGCTGTGCCCTACTGTGA